A window of Clostridium botulinum BKT015925 contains these coding sequences:
- a CDS encoding cell wall hydrolase, whose translation MLKSKNLNKFIAAMSVSLLLTQPAFAATYKVVPNDSLYKISKVFNTSVNSLKSDNKLDGDIIYPGQAISVPAKVHSVVYGESLYLISKKYSISLESLRRANNKWDNLIYPNDKLLIPSTTSVTSNSNTNNTSLSSGQAKSIKSVIPYTQNDLDLLSRLVHAEAGGESYNTKVCVASVVINRVKSNKFPNSIKNVIYEVSDGHYQFTPVLNGMINKAASADDQKAALEALSGNDPTKGALYFFDNTVTNQWLLSKPVALHSDKMTFAY comes from the coding sequence ATGTTAAAATCTAAAAATCTAAACAAATTTATTGCAGCCATGTCAGTATCACTTTTACTTACTCAACCAGCTTTTGCAGCTACATATAAAGTAGTACCTAATGATTCACTTTATAAAATAAGTAAAGTATTCAACACTTCTGTAAACTCACTTAAAAGTGATAATAAATTAGATGGAGATATTATTTATCCTGGACAAGCTATAAGTGTTCCAGCTAAAGTACACTCTGTTGTATATGGAGAATCTTTATACTTAATTTCTAAAAAATATAGTATATCTCTTGAATCTTTAAGACGTGCAAATAATAAATGGGATAATCTTATTTATCCTAATGATAAACTTTTAATACCATCAACAACTTCTGTAACTTCTAACTCGAATACAAACAATACATCGTTATCTTCTGGACAAGCTAAGTCTATTAAATCAGTAATACCATACACTCAAAATGATTTAGACCTTTTATCTAGACTTGTTCATGCTGAAGCAGGTGGAGAAAGTTATAACACTAAAGTTTGTGTTGCATCAGTAGTTATAAATAGAGTTAAAAGCAATAAATTTCCGAACTCAATTAAAAATGTAATATATGAAGTGTCTGACGGGCATTATCAGTTTACGCCAGTTTTAAATGGTATGATTAATAAAGCCGCATCAGCTGATGATCAAAAAGCTGCTTTAGAAGCCTTAAGTGGAAATGATCCTACAAAGGGTGCATTATATTTCTTTGATAACACAGTAACTAATCAATGGCTTTTATCAAAACCTGTAGCACTTCATTCTGATAAAATGACATTTGCATATTAA
- a CDS encoding DUF134 domain-containing protein, whose protein sequence is MARPKKCRRIEFIPENTYFTPTGKQRCKIQETKLQLEELEAMRLKDIEGLNQEECAERMQVSRQTFQNIIDSARKKVAIALTHGNAINISGGDYTTHHCRFKCLKCGENYHIKYEQDRQRCPQCGSSEVLCIKKMDSCNKMCHK, encoded by the coding sequence ATGGCAAGACCAAAGAAGTGTAGAAGGATAGAGTTTATTCCTGAAAACACTTATTTTACACCTACTGGGAAACAACGGTGTAAAATACAAGAAACAAAATTACAACTAGAAGAACTCGAGGCAATGAGATTAAAAGATATAGAAGGACTAAATCAAGAAGAATGTGCTGAGAGGATGCAGGTCTCACGCCAAACTTTCCAAAATATAATAGATAGTGCAAGAAAAAAAGTAGCTATAGCATTAACGCATGGAAATGCTATAAATATAAGTGGTGGTGATTATACAACTCATCATTGCAGATTTAAATGTTTAAAATGTGGAGAAAATTATCATATAAAATATGAGCAAGATAGACAAAGATGTCCACAGTGTGGTTCAAGTGAAGTTCTTTGTATAAAAAAGATGGATAGTTGCAATAAGATGTGTCACAAATAA
- the pdaA gene encoding delta-lactam-biosynthetic de-N-acetylase has translation MSKFFKNIIISLVIICGLSISIISKNVVNASSKNSISTSTTLKTTNASSHSNTKEYNWYFKHVKNGVPPVEPPETASFLSKYDTHFLGDTSKKVIYLTFDEGYENGYTGPILDVLKKHKVPAAFFVVKPYIDSNPDLINRMVNEGHLVCNHSWHHPSMASIHDKEKFNRELSEVEKDFEKLTGKKMPHYFRPPMGKYSEQSLAFTKDYGYKTIFWSFAYADWDPKKQPSHDFAKKKILDKTHNGAIMLLHAVSKTNAEILDNVITEWKKQGYELKSLTDIK, from the coding sequence ATGTCTAAATTTTTTAAAAATATAATTATATCTTTAGTAATTATTTGTGGATTGTCCATATCTATTATTAGTAAAAATGTAGTAAATGCCTCTTCAAAGAATAGTATATCCACTTCTACAACTTTGAAAACTACTAATGCTTCTAGTCACTCAAATACTAAAGAATATAATTGGTATTTTAAACACGTTAAAAATGGAGTTCCTCCTGTAGAACCACCTGAAACAGCTAGTTTTTTATCTAAATATGATACACATTTCTTAGGAGATACATCTAAAAAAGTAATATATCTAACTTTTGACGAAGGATATGAGAACGGATATACAGGTCCTATATTAGATGTACTAAAAAAACATAAGGTACCCGCTGCTTTCTTCGTGGTAAAACCATATATAGATTCAAATCCTGATTTGATAAACCGTATGGTAAATGAAGGACATCTAGTATGTAACCACAGTTGGCATCATCCATCTATGGCTTCAATACACGATAAAGAAAAATTTAATCGTGAGTTATCTGAAGTAGAAAAAGATTTTGAAAAATTAACAGGTAAAAAGATGCCTCATTACTTTAGACCACCTATGGGAAAATATAGCGAGCAATCATTAGCTTTCACTAAGGATTACGGATATAAAACTATTTTCTGGAGCTTTGCATATGCTGATTGGGATCCTAAAAAACAACCTTCACATGATTTTGCTAAGAAAAAAATATTAGATAAAACTCATAACGGAGCAATTATGCTTCTTCATGCAGTTTCAAAAACTAATGCTGAAATATTAGATAACGTTATAACAGAATGGAAAAAACAAGGATATGAACTTAAATCTTTAACTGATATTAAATAA